Proteins co-encoded in one Drosophila biarmipes strain raj3 unplaced genomic scaffold, RU_DBia_V1.1 ptg000017l, whole genome shotgun sequence genomic window:
- the LOC127012064 gene encoding uncharacterized protein LOC127012064 isoform X2 produces MKTTSTVEEKIKTATPTTLISNQPTLISSLEKKEESSTPTSTTTTTSATTTTYGNMFVFQNLNKEVANTISSGVQKEFYNINKNVSNTYSSGVQKG; encoded by the exons atgaaaactacaagcacagttgaagaaaaaataaaaacagctaCACCTACAACATTAATATCAAACCAACCTACTTTGATAAGTAGTCTGGAGAAGAAAGAAGAATCAAGTACCCCAACatctacaacaacaactacatctgcaacaacaactacataC ggaaatatgtttgtttttcagaatttaaataaagaagttGCCAATACTATTTCAAGTGGAGTACAAAAAG aattttataatattaataaaaacgttAGTAATACCTATTCGAGTGGAGTACAAAAAG GTTAA
- the LOC127012064 gene encoding uncharacterized protein LOC127012064 isoform X1, whose amino-acid sequence MKTTSTVEEKIKTATPTTLISNQPTLISSLEKKEESSTPTSTTTTTSATTTTYGNMFVFQNLNKEVANTISSGVQKEFYNINKNVSNTYSSGVQKERLKTTLWFCMVSMMMMM is encoded by the exons atgaaaactacaagcacagttgaagaaaaaataaaaacagctaCACCTACAACATTAATATCAAACCAACCTACTTTGATAAGTAGTCTGGAGAAGAAAGAAGAATCAAGTACCCCAACatctacaacaacaactacatctgcaacaacaactacataC ggaaatatgtttgtttttcagaatttaaataaagaagttGCCAATACTATTTCAAGTGGAGTACAAAAAG aattttataatattaataaaaacgttAGTAATACCTATTCGAGTGGAGTACAAAAAG AGAGGTTAAAGACGACACTCTGGTTTTGTATGGTGAgcatgatgatgatgatgtga